Within the Polymorphobacter megasporae genome, the region CGTCGCCAACTACGTCCTCGCGCATTCGGCGGGCGGGTCGCTCGGCACCTTGTGGTTCGACCAGCCGGCATGGCGCTGGATGTTCTGGCTCCAGGTCATCCCCGCGACGATCTACTTCGTCACGCTCCTGCTCATCCCCGAAAGCCCGCGCTACCTCGTCCTCAAGGGCCGCGACGCCGAAGCCGAAGTCGTGCTGGCACGGCTGTTAGGCCCGGAGGAAGCGCCGCACAAGGTCGCCGCAATCCGGTCGAGCCTCGCCACCGACCATCATCGGCCGTCGTTTTCGGACCTGCTCGACAAGACCACCGGCAAGATCCGGCCGATTGTCTGGGCCGGGATCGGGCTCGCGGTGTTCCAGCAGCTCGTCGGCATCAACATCGTCTTCTATTACGGCTCGGTGCTGTGGCAGTCGGTCGGCTTCAGCGAGAACGACGCGCTCAAGATCAATATTCTGTCGGGCAGCCTGTCGATCATCGCTTGTCTGTTCGCGATCCTCGTCATCGACAAGATCGGCCGCAAGCCGCTGCTGCTCGTCGGGTCGGCGGGCATGACGGTGGCGTTGACGATCCTAGCGGTGTGCTTCTCGACCGCGATCACGACCGGGGGGGCGCTCAAGATGAGCGACCAGACCGGGCTCATCGCGCTGGTTGCAGCGAACGCCTACGTCGTCTTCTTCAACCTGTCGTGGGGCCCCGTGATGTGGGTCATGCTCGGCGAGATGTTCCCCAACCAGATGCGCGGGTCGGCGCTAGCGGTATCGGGGCTCGCCCAATGGATGACGAACCTCGCGATCTCGGTCAGCTTCCCGTCGCTCGCGGCGGGGGTCGGCCTGCCGCTGACCTACGGCTTCTACGCGGCGAGCGCGCTCATCTCGTTCTTCTTCGTTCGCGCGCTGATCAAGGAGACGCGCGGTCGTGAGCTCGAGGACATGGTGGGCTGAGCGATTACGGGCCGAGGCGACGCCTCGGCCCGGTTGCGTCAGTGATTGTGGCGCGGGGTCGTCTTGGCGACCCGGCGGTATTTAACCGCCATCTCGAGGACAGCGCCGGTCGATAGCTGGCCGGTCTTTTCCCGATACAGCTCCTCCCACGGCGTGTGGCTCGCGGAAATCGGCGGCGGGGTTTCGGCGCGTCGTCGCGCGATCTCGGCGTCGTCGACCAGGGCATTGCACTCACCGGTGTTGGTATCGATGCGGATCGTGTCGCCGGTCGCGAGCCAGGCGAGGCCGCCGCCGACCGCACTTTCGGGCGAGGCATTGAGGATAGACGGGCTGTCCGACGTCCCCGACTGACGCCCGTCGCCGAGCGTCGGCAGCCAGGCAATTCCACGGCGGAGCAGCGCGTCGGGCGGCTGCATGTTGACGACTTCAGCCGACCCCGGCCAGCCGATCGGGCCGGCGCCGCGGATCACGAGGATGCAATTCTCGTCGATGTCCAGGGCCGGGTCGTTTATCCGGTGGTGGTAATCGTCGGACCCTTCGAAGACGATCGCGCGCGCCTCGAACACGCCTTCGGCACCCGGGCGGTTGAGGTAACGGGTGCGGAATTCCTCTGAGATCACGCTGAGGATCGCGAAGTCGAACAGATTGCCCGACAGCGCGAGGAAGCCCGCGCGCTCCTTGAGCGGTTCGTCGAAGGCGCGAATGACCTCGCGGTCATGGCTGTCGCGTCCGGCGATGTTGTCGCCGAGGCTGTTGCCGGTGACCGTCAGGCAGTCGGTGTCGAGGTGCCCGGCCGCGGCGAGTTCGCACAATATGGCGGGCACTCCGCCAGCGCGGTGAAAACGCTCGCCGAGGAAGCGGCCCGCGGGCTGGACGTCGGCGAGCAGCGGCAGGTCGTAGCCGAACGTCGTCCAGTCGTCCGGGGTCAGCTCGACGCCGGCGTGCCGCGCCATCGCCATAACATGCGGCTGGGCGTTCGAAGAGCCGCCGATCGCCGTGACGAGGCGGATCGCATTGAGGAAGCTCGCCCGAGTGAGAATCTTCGAGGGGCGCAGGTCGGCGTATGCCATCTCGACGATGCGGACGCCGGTCGCATACGCCATCTGTGCGCGCTCGCGGTAGGCGGCGGGGATGGCGGCGCATCCGGGCAGCGACAGGCCGAGCACCTCGGCGACGGCATTCATCGTCGACGCGGTCCCCATCGTGTTGCAGTGCCCGACCGAAGGCGCGCTGTCGCTCGCCAGGTCAATGAACTCGGTTTCGCTGATCTCGCCTGCCGCGAGCTTGCGCCGCGCGCGCCAGATGACCGTACCCGATCCGACCAGTTCGCCGTCGTGCCAGCCATCGAGCATCGGGCCGCCCGACAGAACGATAGCGGGGATATCGACGGTCGATGCCGCCATGATCCCCGACGGCGTGGTCTTGTCGCAGCCGGTCGTCAGGACAACGGCGTCGATCGGGTAGCCGTAAAGGATTTCGACGAGCGCAAGATAGGCGAGGTTGCGATCGAGCGCGGCGGTCGGGCGGCGGCAGTTCTCGAAGATCGGATGCGTCGGGAATTCCATCGGAATGCCGCCGGCGTCGCGGATGCCGTCGCGGGTGCGCTTCGCCAGTTCGAGATGGACCCGGTTGCACGGCGACAAGTCGCTGCCGCTTTGCGCGATGCCGATGATCGGACGGCCCGAGCGCAGTTCGGGGGCGGTGATCCCGTAATTCATGAAGCGCTCAAGATAGAGCGCCGCCATGTCGGAGCGGCCCGGCGCATCGAACCAGTCGCGCGAGCGAAACCGCCGCACCGGCTCCTTGTCCGGCGTCATGGGCGCGACACCATGATCGACGGGCGGCGGCGCGGCGCAGCGTCGGACTGGCGACGGATAAGCTTGAAGTCGAGTTGCAAGTGTTGCGGCTCCATCGGTTCGCCCGCGCGATACGCCCTGATTTCCTTGACGAGCAGTTCGACCGCGGCGAGCGACATGTCGGCGATCGGCTGGCGAATGGTCGTCAATTCGGGCCAGATCGTCGTCGCCAGCGCGGTGTCATCGAAGCCGCAGACGGTGAGGTCGCTCGGCACGTCGATGCCGTGGCGGTGCGCCACCGCGACGGTCGCCGCCGCCATGTCGTCGTTGCTCGCGAAGATCGCCGAGGGCGGGCCGTCGACGCCGATCAATTCTTCGGCGGCGTCGAGGCCCGAGCGATAGGTGAACAGCCCGTACTTGATCAGCGCGTCGGGAACGTCGAGCCCGGCGGCCGCCATGGCGTCGCGGAAGCCGGCGAGCCGCAACAGGCTCGACGGGTGCTCGCGATCGCCGACGATGAAGCCGATCCGCTGGTGGCCGAGCGAGATGATGTGCGCGGTCATCTCGTATGCTGCGCGATGGTCGTCGATGCTGAACGCCGAAAAGCCTGGCGCGGGGTGGCCGCTCGCGACCGTCACGCCGATTGCGTCGGCCGCGCGCAGGACCGACAGGACCTGCTCGGTGTCGCAGAGCGGCGGTGGCAGGACGAGGCCGTCGACGCCGCCTGCGAGCAGGTGGCGCGCGGCGGCCTCGGCCTGATCGCCGGTATCGCATTTCTCGATCACCAGCTGGATGTTGGCGCGGCTGGCATAGTCGAGCGTGCCGACAAGGAATTCGCTGAGATAGGCCGCGCTCGGGTTGCTGTAGAGCATGCCTATCTTGATCGGCTGCGCCCCGGCGAGGCTCTGCGCGGCGGGATTCGGCGAGTAATTCAGGTCGGCGATCGCGGCGTTGACCGTATCGCGGGTTGTTTGGCGAACGTTTGCCTCGCCGTTGATGACACGCGAAACCGTCATCGGCGAAACGCCGGCCTTGAGCGCGACATCGCTGATCGTTGTCGAACGGCGCTGCGGACGTCCCGGTGGTTTTGCCAAAGATCCTGCTCCCCCGATGTCGGTACGATGTTGCCTTGAGGTACGCAACGCACCCCTCGAAGGCCTCGCACCATCCACCTTTATGTTCGGCGTGCCAGCAGTCGTCGCGCGACGTCGATCGTACGATCGGATGCTGGTC harbors:
- a CDS encoding IlvD/Edd family dehydratase, with the translated sequence MTPDKEPVRRFRSRDWFDAPGRSDMAALYLERFMNYGITAPELRSGRPIIGIAQSGSDLSPCNRVHLELAKRTRDGIRDAGGIPMEFPTHPIFENCRRPTAALDRNLAYLALVEILYGYPIDAVVLTTGCDKTTPSGIMAASTVDIPAIVLSGGPMLDGWHDGELVGSGTVIWRARRKLAAGEISETEFIDLASDSAPSVGHCNTMGTASTMNAVAEVLGLSLPGCAAIPAAYRERAQMAYATGVRIVEMAYADLRPSKILTRASFLNAIRLVTAIGGSSNAQPHVMAMARHAGVELTPDDWTTFGYDLPLLADVQPAGRFLGERFHRAGGVPAILCELAAAGHLDTDCLTVTGNSLGDNIAGRDSHDREVIRAFDEPLKERAGFLALSGNLFDFAILSVISEEFRTRYLNRPGAEGVFEARAIVFEGSDDYHHRINDPALDIDENCILVIRGAGPIGWPGSAEVVNMQPPDALLRRGIAWLPTLGDGRQSGTSDSPSILNASPESAVGGGLAWLATGDTIRIDTNTGECNALVDDAEIARRRAETPPPISASHTPWEELYREKTGQLSTGAVLEMAVKYRRVAKTTPRHNH
- a CDS encoding sugar porter family MFS transporter, which codes for MATKTIDQVNVAFIALIVAVATIGGFMFGYDSGVINGTQAGLEKAFNLSTLGTGFNVGAILLGCAAGAFIAGRLADRIGRRTVMKIAAFLFIISALCAGAATSSLMFILARIVGGLGVGAASILAPVYISEVVPAAARGRLSSVQQIMIITGLTGAFVANYVLAHSAGGSLGTLWFDQPAWRWMFWLQVIPATIYFVTLLLIPESPRYLVLKGRDAEAEVVLARLLGPEEAPHKVAAIRSSLATDHHRPSFSDLLDKTTGKIRPIVWAGIGLAVFQQLVGINIVFYYGSVLWQSVGFSENDALKINILSGSLSIIACLFAILVIDKIGRKPLLLVGSAGMTVALTILAVCFSTAITTGGALKMSDQTGLIALVAANAYVVFFNLSWGPVMWVMLGEMFPNQMRGSALAVSGLAQWMTNLAISVSFPSLAAGVGLPLTYGFYAASALISFFFVRALIKETRGRELEDMVG
- a CDS encoding LacI family DNA-binding transcriptional regulator produces the protein MTVSRVINGEANVRQTTRDTVNAAIADLNYSPNPAAQSLAGAQPIKIGMLYSNPSAAYLSEFLVGTLDYASRANIQLVIEKCDTGDQAEAAARHLLAGGVDGLVLPPPLCDTEQVLSVLRAADAIGVTVASGHPAPGFSAFSIDDHRAAYEMTAHIISLGHQRIGFIVGDREHPSSLLRLAGFRDAMAAAGLDVPDALIKYGLFTYRSGLDAAEELIGVDGPPSAIFASNDDMAAATVAVAHRHGIDVPSDLTVCGFDDTALATTIWPELTTIRQPIADMSLAAVELLVKEIRAYRAGEPMEPQHLQLDFKLIRRQSDAAPRRRPSIMVSRP